In Candidatus Hydrogenedentota bacterium, a genomic segment contains:
- a CDS encoding HD domain-containing protein, whose product MKNQYVNALQEGDVVNDIFIATRNDLRAKQDGGKFLGMVFKDRTGEIGGILWNNAADVSRQFKVGDVVNVKGKVNSYQGRLQLQVERVLPLRDGEYDVADLVYTPDDTQNDLAALRGILDSLRNPWIQQLLQSFWADADFIARFTAAAAAKKWHHEYRGGLVRHTYEMCRIAETMCELYADVDRDVLLAGIFLHDLGKLDEMTHDLCVEYTTPGRLIGHVQMGADMANARINGIEGFPENLRLQIIHCILSHHGELQYGSPVVPKTLEAIILHHIDNLDAQAAAYSRIAHESRDKNQAWSEYMPLIDRMIWTKEG is encoded by the coding sequence ATGAAGAATCAATATGTAAATGCCCTTCAGGAGGGCGATGTCGTAAACGACATCTTCATCGCCACCCGAAACGACCTGCGCGCCAAGCAGGATGGCGGCAAATTCCTGGGCATGGTATTCAAGGATCGAACCGGCGAAATCGGGGGCATCCTGTGGAACAATGCCGCGGACGTATCGCGCCAGTTCAAAGTGGGGGACGTGGTCAATGTCAAAGGCAAAGTAAATTCCTACCAGGGCCGTCTCCAGCTTCAGGTGGAGCGCGTGCTGCCCCTGCGCGACGGCGAGTACGATGTGGCCGACCTCGTCTACACGCCCGACGACACCCAGAACGATCTTGCCGCCCTGCGCGGTATCCTGGATTCCCTCCGGAACCCGTGGATTCAGCAACTGCTTCAGAGCTTCTGGGCGGACGCGGACTTTATCGCCCGATTCACCGCCGCCGCCGCCGCCAAGAAGTGGCACCATGAATACCGGGGCGGCCTGGTGCGCCACACCTATGAGATGTGTCGCATCGCCGAAACCATGTGCGAGCTCTATGCCGATGTCGACCGCGATGTGCTACTGGCCGGGATATTCCTGCATGACCTGGGCAAGCTGGACGAGATGACCCACGATCTGTGCGTGGAATACACCACGCCGGGCCGCCTGATCGGCCACGTGCAGATGGGCGCCGACATGGCCAATGCCCGGATCAATGGGATCGAAGGATTCCCCGAGAATCTGCGCCTTCAGATCATTCACTGCATTCTTTCTCATCATGGCGAGCTCCAGTATGGCTCGCCCGTCGTTCCGAAAACCCTCGAAGCGATCATCCTCCACCACATCGACAATCTGGACGCCCAGGCCGCGGCCTACTCCCGAATCGCCCACGAGTCGCGCGACAAGAACCAGGCCTGGTCGGAGTACATGCCCCTGATTGACCGCATGATCTGGACCAAGGAAGGATAG
- a CDS encoding sugar phosphate isomerase/epimerase yields MAKLPFALQLYSVRGPLETDLNATLQRVKAIGYDHVETAGLHGHSAAQFAASLADAGLHAISAHVAYERCAADVDEVIGECRTLGVQWAVIPWLSPEENRTAEDWRARAAAMAFFGARFRAAGISLCYHNHTHEFETEEGKTFFDLIFETAAPESLLVQLDVGWAHYAGVDPVALLKVHAGRVPLIHVKDVKMRVAGEAPVPTELGNGATRFAPVFKVAGDTGVQWLIVEQDESMRDPLESARLNAAYMRVHVY; encoded by the coding sequence ATGGCCAAGCTGCCCTTTGCCCTGCAACTCTACTCCGTCCGCGGCCCCCTGGAGACGGATTTAAACGCCACACTCCAGCGCGTCAAGGCCATCGGCTACGATCACGTGGAAACGGCGGGACTGCACGGCCATTCGGCGGCACAGTTTGCGGCATCGCTCGCCGACGCGGGGCTGCACGCGATCTCGGCCCACGTGGCCTATGAGCGCTGCGCGGCGGATGTGGACGAGGTAATTGGCGAGTGCCGGACGCTGGGCGTTCAGTGGGCGGTGATTCCGTGGCTCAGCCCGGAAGAGAATCGCACCGCGGAAGACTGGCGGGCCCGCGCGGCGGCGATGGCGTTTTTTGGCGCGCGTTTTCGCGCGGCGGGGATTTCCCTGTGCTACCACAACCACACCCATGAATTCGAAACCGAGGAAGGGAAGACCTTCTTCGATCTGATTTTTGAAACGGCCGCACCGGAAAGCCTGCTGGTCCAGCTCGATGTCGGCTGGGCGCACTATGCGGGCGTCGATCCCGTGGCCCTCCTCAAGGTCCACGCGGGCCGGGTTCCCCTGATTCACGTCAAGGATGTGAAGATGCGGGTGGCGGGAGAGGCCCCGGTTCCAACGGAACTGGGAAACGGGGCGACGCGATTCGCGCCTGTCTTCAAGGTTGCGGGCGATACCGGAGTACAGTGGTTGATCGTGGAACAAGATGAGTCCATGCGGGATCCATTGGAGAGCGCCCGACTGAACGCGGCCTACATGCGCGTTCATGTTTATTGA
- the rplQ gene encoding 50S ribosomal protein L17: protein MRHRKAGRRLGRDMSHRKATLKSLAVALFHHNAIETGHLKAKELRIFAEPIITLAKVDTVANRRRAFAKLRDNEAVSKLFNTIGPAFAERPGGYTRILRLGNRVGDAAPMARIELVGLGEYSDD, encoded by the coding sequence ATGCGCCATCGTAAAGCAGGCCGGCGCCTCGGTCGGGACATGTCCCACCGCAAGGCCACGTTGAAGAGCCTGGCTGTTGCACTTTTCCACCACAACGCGATCGAGACCGGCCACCTTAAGGCCAAGGAGCTCCGGATCTTCGCCGAGCCGATCATCACCCTCGCCAAGGTGGACACGGTGGCCAATCGCCGCCGCGCTTTCGCCAAGCTGCGCGACAATGAGGCCGTGTCGAAGCTCTTCAACACGATCGGCCCGGCCTTCGCCGAGCGTCCCGGTGGTTACACCCGGATCCTCCGCCTGGGCAACCGCGTCGGTGATGCGGCCCCCATGGCCCGCATCGAGCTCGTCGGACTTGGCGAGTACAGCGACGACTGA
- a CDS encoding DNA-directed RNA polymerase subunit alpha has translation MIAKEFTIPRYVKIDDDTSGKYSRITVEPFERGYGTTVGNSLRRVLLASLQGTAVTAIRIEGISNEFSAIPGCREDVTEAVLNLKKCDILLDREEPLIFTFSYSGEGEITVGEIFKDQPLIKVFNPEHVILTSTSKSTKLEMEIKVARGRGYLTAEHFELEHAPIDTIYLDANFSPVKKVNFQVEDARVGQTTDYDRLLLDIWTNGSITPEGALEEAATLLINHLRIFVKQEQEGDEHGGGDSPEDPELVRTLSRTVDELELSVRAANCLKAANIRTIGDLVAREESEMLQFHNFGKKSLDEIKALLDSMGMSLGMNVGSAAAAVSIPAPVSETDTDEDE, from the coding sequence ATGATAGCAAAAGAATTTACGATTCCCAGATACGTAAAGATCGACGATGATACGAGCGGAAAGTACTCACGCATAACAGTGGAACCTTTCGAGCGCGGGTACGGCACCACCGTGGGGAATTCCCTGCGCCGCGTCCTGCTCGCTTCGCTGCAGGGTACGGCCGTGACCGCGATCCGTATCGAAGGCATCAGCAACGAGTTCTCCGCCATTCCCGGATGCCGGGAAGACGTGACCGAGGCCGTGTTGAACCTGAAGAAGTGCGATATCCTGCTGGACCGCGAGGAGCCGCTGATCTTTACGTTCAGCTACAGCGGCGAAGGCGAGATTACCGTCGGCGAGATCTTCAAGGATCAGCCCCTGATTAAAGTGTTTAACCCCGAACACGTAATTCTGACTTCCACCTCCAAGTCCACCAAGCTGGAGATGGAGATTAAAGTCGCCCGCGGTCGCGGCTATTTGACCGCCGAGCACTTCGAGCTGGAACACGCCCCGATCGACACGATTTACCTGGACGCGAATTTTTCGCCGGTGAAGAAGGTCAATTTCCAGGTGGAAGACGCCCGCGTAGGCCAGACCACCGACTATGATCGCCTGCTGCTGGACATCTGGACCAATGGATCCATTACCCCCGAAGGCGCACTGGAAGAGGCGGCGACGCTCCTGATCAACCACCTGCGCATCTTCGTGAAGCAGGAACAGGAAGGCGACGAGCACGGCGGCGGCGACAGCCCGGAAGATCCCGAGCTGGTGCGCACCCTCTCCCGCACGGTGGATGAGCTGGAGTTGAGCGTGCGCGCCGCGAACTGCCTCAAGGCCGCGAACATCCGCACCATCGGCGATCTGGTTGCCCGTGAAGAGAGCGAGATGCTCCAGTTCCACAACTTCGGCAAGAAGTCACTCGATGAAATTAAGGCCCTTCTCGACTCGATGGGCATGTCCCTTGGAATGAATGTCGGATCCGCCGCTGCCGCCGTAAGCATACCGGCGCCGGTCTCCGAAACCGATACTGATGAGGATGAATAA
- the rpsK gene encoding 30S ribosomal protein S11, with amino-acid sequence MAKEKRKSKNKKRRITLSATSGVAHIQATFNNTIVSITDPQGNVIAWSSAGQVGFSGSRKSTAFAAQLSAEQASQKALELGLKEVRVYVNGPGAGRESAIRAIQAAGLAVSLIKDVTRVPHNGCRPPKRRRV; translated from the coding sequence GTGGCGAAAGAAAAACGTAAGTCCAAGAACAAGAAGCGCCGTATCACGCTGAGCGCTACTTCGGGCGTCGCACATATCCAGGCGACTTTCAACAATACCATTGTGTCCATCACCGACCCGCAGGGCAACGTCATTGCCTGGTCGAGCGCCGGGCAGGTGGGCTTTTCCGGTTCCCGCAAGAGCACGGCCTTCGCCGCTCAGTTGAGCGCCGAACAGGCGAGCCAGAAGGCGCTGGAACTGGGCCTCAAGGAAGTGCGCGTCTATGTGAACGGCCCCGGCGCCGGTCGCGAGTCCGCCATCCGCGCCATCCAGGCGGCCGGGCTGGCCGTCTCCCTGATCAAAGACGTGACCCGCGTTCCCCACAACGGGTGCCGTCCTCCGAAGCGGCGCCGCGTCTAA
- the rpsM gene encoding 30S ribosomal protein S13, which yields MARIVGIDLPREKRVEAGLQSIYGIGLTRARQLLEKTGISPDTRVRDLTDEEVNLLSSTIQATVKVEGDLRREISANIKRLMEINCYRGQRHKKGLPVRGQRTSTNARTRKGPRKMAVKKK from the coding sequence ATGGCTCGAATTGTAGGCATAGACCTTCCCCGTGAGAAGCGGGTAGAGGCCGGGTTGCAGTCGATTTATGGTATCGGCTTGACGCGTGCCCGCCAGCTTCTTGAGAAGACCGGCATCAGCCCGGACACGCGCGTCCGCGATCTGACCGACGAGGAAGTGAACCTGCTTTCGTCGACGATCCAGGCGACCGTCAAGGTGGAAGGCGACCTCCGCCGCGAGATTTCCGCCAATATCAAGCGCCTCATGGAAATCAACTGCTACCGCGGCCAGCGCCACAAGAAGGGCCTGCCCGTTCGCGGCCAGCGGACGAGCACCAACGCCCGTACCCGCAAGGGCCCGCGCAAAATGGCCGTTAAGAAGAAATAA
- the rpmJ gene encoding 50S ribosomal protein L36, with the protein MKVRSSVKKICEKCKIIRRHGRVRVICENPKHKQRQG; encoded by the coding sequence ATGAAAGTGCGCAGTTCAGTAAAAAAGATTTGCGAGAAATGCAAGATCATCCGGCGTCACGGCCGGGTCCGGGTCATCTGTGAGAACCCGAAGCATAAACAGCGCCAGGGCTAA
- the map gene encoding type I methionyl aminopeptidase: MISVRSEREIDLLREANQIVARVHDSLRALVKPGVTTAELDVAAEEIILEAGAKPAFKGYHGYPASTCISVDEVIVHGIPGDRVIREGEVVSIDVGVMYKGYFGDAAVTWPCGEVDENRRKLLETTDQALAQAIKAAAAGNYLRDIGRAVEAVCNPMNYGIVRDFVGHGIGTSMHEEPQIPNFDTGQKGPRLKAGMVLAIEPMVNLGTEKVKVLKDGWTAVTADGKPSAHFEHSIVVREGGGEILSDSKINIWGQQKAS, encoded by the coding sequence ATGATTTCGGTCCGTAGTGAACGGGAAATTGACCTCCTCCGCGAGGCCAACCAGATAGTGGCGCGGGTGCACGACTCCCTGCGCGCGCTGGTAAAGCCCGGTGTCACGACGGCCGAGTTGGACGTCGCGGCCGAGGAGATAATCCTGGAGGCGGGTGCGAAGCCGGCCTTCAAGGGCTACCACGGCTACCCGGCGTCCACGTGCATTTCGGTGGACGAAGTCATCGTCCACGGGATTCCCGGCGACCGCGTCATCCGCGAGGGTGAGGTGGTCAGCATCGACGTCGGTGTGATGTACAAAGGTTATTTCGGCGACGCCGCCGTGACCTGGCCCTGCGGCGAGGTGGACGAGAATCGGCGGAAGTTATTGGAGACTACGGATCAGGCGCTGGCGCAGGCTATCAAAGCCGCTGCCGCCGGCAACTATCTGCGCGACATCGGGCGCGCCGTGGAAGCGGTGTGCAACCCGATGAACTATGGTATTGTCCGGGATTTCGTGGGCCATGGCATCGGTACGTCGATGCACGAGGAGCCCCAGATTCCGAATTTTGACACGGGCCAAAAGGGTCCCCGGTTGAAGGCGGGCATGGTGCTCGCGATAGAGCCCATGGTGAACCTGGGCACCGAGAAGGTCAAGGTATTGAAAGACGGCTGGACCGCGGTGACCGCGGATGGCAAGCCGAGTGCGCATTTCGAGCATAGCATCGTGGTGCGGGAAGGTGGCGGCGAGATATTGTCGGATTCCAAGATAAACATCTGGGGACAACAGAAGGCGTCGTAG
- the secY gene encoding preprotein translocase subunit SecY has product MSEPIEAFKNAFRIPELKQRIIFSLVMLAVYRLGCHIPAPGVDGGALAEKIGGGGSILGFYDMFTGQAFSNATVFALGIMPYITASIILSLLIPVIPSLEALQKSGQEGQKKITEYTRYGTIVLCLVQSVAIGFFLQGQGAEIVPNPGIGFLFMCVITFTTGTAFIMWLGEQISEHGIGNGISLIIFASIISSMPAAIVNLFRMIGNGQINIFVAIVLVFLMVVVVMGAILVTTGQRRIPVQYPRQVKGRRVMGGQRSYLPLRVNQAGVIPIIFSSSLLMLPGMIGQGISNVTIASIINNIASPNYLIHNVLYAVLIIFFSFFYTAITFNPVELADNMKKYGGVIVGVRPGKATADYLNRVMTRITLVGSLFLTAVALLPSIVYVVLNVPDWTIVQFFGGTSLLILVGVALDTIKQIEQHLTMRHYDGFSGKGGGRIRSRRGG; this is encoded by the coding sequence GTGTCCGAGCCTATCGAAGCTTTCAAGAATGCCTTTAGAATTCCCGAGCTGAAGCAGCGCATCATTTTTTCGCTGGTCATGCTCGCGGTTTACCGTCTTGGCTGCCACATCCCCGCCCCCGGCGTGGACGGCGGCGCTTTGGCGGAGAAGATCGGTGGCGGAGGCAGCATCCTGGGCTTCTACGATATGTTCACGGGACAGGCCTTCTCCAACGCCACCGTGTTCGCGCTGGGCATCATGCCGTACATCACGGCTTCGATTATCCTGTCCCTGTTGATCCCGGTGATCCCCTCCCTCGAAGCGCTCCAGAAAAGCGGTCAGGAAGGTCAGAAAAAGATCACCGAATACACGCGCTATGGCACCATTGTGCTTTGCCTCGTTCAGAGTGTGGCCATCGGCTTCTTTCTCCAGGGGCAGGGCGCGGAAATCGTACCCAATCCGGGCATCGGCTTCCTGTTCATGTGCGTGATCACCTTCACCACGGGCACCGCCTTCATCATGTGGCTCGGCGAGCAGATCAGCGAGCACGGCATCGGAAACGGCATCTCGCTCATCATCTTCGCGAGCATCATTTCCTCCATGCCCGCCGCCATCGTCAACCTGTTCCGCATGATTGGCAACGGCCAGATCAACATCTTCGTGGCCATCGTGCTCGTCTTCCTGATGGTCGTCGTGGTCATGGGCGCGATTCTGGTCACCACCGGCCAGCGCCGCATCCCCGTCCAGTATCCGCGCCAGGTCAAGGGCCGTCGCGTGATGGGCGGCCAGCGCTCCTACCTGCCGCTGCGCGTCAACCAGGCCGGCGTTATTCCGATTATCTTCTCGAGTTCCCTGCTCATGCTTCCCGGCATGATCGGCCAGGGCATCTCGAATGTGACCATCGCCAGCATCATCAACAACATCGCCAGCCCGAATTATCTGATCCACAATGTGCTTTACGCCGTGCTGATTATCTTCTTCTCCTTCTTCTACACCGCCATCACCTTTAACCCGGTGGAACTTGCGGACAACATGAAGAAGTACGGCGGCGTGATCGTGGGGGTGCGTCCCGGCAAAGCCACGGCGGACTATCTTAACCGGGTCATGACGCGAATCACTCTGGTGGGTTCGCTGTTCCTGACGGCGGTCGCACTGCTGCCCTCCATTGTGTACGTGGTGCTGAATGTTCCGGACTGGACCATCGTGCAGTTCTTCGGCGGCACCAGCCTCCTGATTCTGGTCGGTGTGGCGCTGGATACGATCAAGCAGATCGAGCAGCACCTTACCATGCGCCACTATGACGGCTTCTCGGGCAAGGGCGGCGGTCGTATCCGCTCCCGCCGGGGTGGCTGA
- the rplO gene encoding 50S ribosomal protein L15: protein MELHDLKSTPGARKNRKRIGRGPGSGQGKTAGKGHKGAKARTGYSRTLGFEGGQTPLHRRLPKRGFNHESRSPFAIINLDTIEAAYESGAEITTEGLVKAGLAKSAKGGVKVLGRGEVTKKLNLKVQAISPAAQEKIVAAGGTVELIDTVAPVAADAQAQAE, encoded by the coding sequence ATGGAATTACATGATCTGAAGAGCACCCCGGGCGCCCGTAAGAATCGGAAGCGCATCGGTCGCGGCCCGGGCTCCGGCCAGGGCAAGACCGCCGGCAAGGGCCACAAGGGCGCGAAGGCGCGTACCGGTTACTCCCGTACGCTGGGCTTCGAGGGCGGCCAGACCCCGCTTCACCGCCGCCTGCCGAAGCGCGGCTTCAACCATGAAAGCCGATCGCCTTTCGCGATTATCAATCTGGACACCATCGAAGCCGCGTACGAATCCGGCGCGGAGATCACCACGGAAGGCCTCGTGAAGGCCGGCCTGGCCAAGTCGGCCAAGGGCGGCGTGAAGGTGCTGGGCCGCGGCGAAGTGACCAAGAAGCTGAATCTGAAGGTTCAGGCCATTTCTCCGGCCGCGCAGGAGAAGATCGTTGCCGCCGGCGGCACCGTCGAGCTCATTGATACCGTCGCTCCCGTGGCCGCTGACGCCCAGGCGCAGGCCGAGTAA
- the rpsE gene encoding 30S ribosomal protein S5: MEHVVKIYRVAKVVKGGRRFSFSAIVVVGDGNGRVGAAMGKATEVPNAIRKAIDRARKDMVRVPIVNTTVPHQVLGQSDSAAVLMKPASLGTGIVAGGAVRAVVEAAGYQNILTKSLGSNNATNVVWAAIEGLKSLKTAEQIAAMRGLEVADIL; the protein is encoded by the coding sequence ATCGAGCACGTGGTGAAGATCTACCGCGTTGCGAAGGTGGTTAAAGGCGGCCGTCGCTTCAGCTTCAGCGCCATCGTGGTGGTGGGCGACGGCAATGGCCGCGTCGGTGCCGCGATGGGCAAGGCCACGGAAGTGCCCAATGCCATTCGCAAGGCGATCGACCGCGCCCGCAAGGACATGGTCCGGGTGCCGATTGTCAACACGACCGTGCCCCATCAGGTGCTCGGCCAGTCCGACTCGGCGGCGGTGCTGATGAAGCCCGCCTCTCTGGGTACGGGCATCGTGGCCGGCGGCGCCGTGCGCGCCGTTGTGGAAGCCGCGGGCTACCAGAACATTCTCACCAAGTCCCTTGGTTCGAACAACGCCACCAACGTGGTGTGGGCGGCCATTGAAGGCTTGAAGTCCCTCAAGACCGCCGAGCAGATTGCCGCCATGCGCGGGCTCGAGGTCGCGGACATCCTGTAA
- the rplR gene encoding 50S ribosomal protein L18, with translation MASKTNYNKVLLERRKRRVRKRISGTTEQPRLRVSRSTKHIYAQIIDDTTGLTIAAASSLALKINGGNIDAAKAVGKSLAEKAKEKNVGKVCFDRGGLLYHGRVKALAEAARETGLQF, from the coding sequence ATGGCCAGTAAGACGAATTACAACAAGGTGTTGTTGGAACGGCGCAAGCGCCGGGTGCGCAAGCGCATCAGCGGCACCACGGAACAGCCCCGCCTTCGCGTGAGCCGTTCGACGAAGCACATTTACGCGCAGATCATCGACGACACGACCGGCCTCACCATCGCCGCGGCGTCCTCGCTGGCGCTTAAAATCAATGGCGGCAACATCGACGCCGCCAAGGCGGTGGGCAAGTCCCTGGCGGAGAAGGCCAAGGAAAAGAATGTTGGCAAAGTATGTTTTGACCGAGGCGGACTTCTCTATCATGGCCGTGTAAAGGCCCTCGCCGAAGCAGCGCGTGAAACGGGTCTTCAATTCTAG
- the rplF gene encoding 50S ribosomal protein L6: MSRVGNLPVPVPEGVKCELKNSTLTVTGPKGKLEQTFQPSIGIEIADGEIVISRSSDDRQVRAFQGLTRALINNMVLGVSQGYERTLQIEGVGYRASLQGQNLHLLLGYSHPIHVTPPQGISFAVEGTQIIKIAGIDKQQVGQVAADVRAFRKPEPYKGKGIRYQGEQVRRKVGKSGSK; this comes from the coding sequence GTGTCGCGAGTAGGTAACCTTCCCGTGCCCGTACCCGAAGGGGTCAAGTGCGAGCTGAAAAACAGCACGCTGACCGTTACGGGCCCCAAGGGCAAGCTGGAGCAGACATTTCAGCCGTCTATCGGTATTGAGATAGCGGATGGCGAGATCGTCATCAGCCGCAGTTCCGATGATCGCCAGGTGCGCGCCTTCCAGGGCCTGACCCGCGCGCTGATTAACAATATGGTGCTGGGGGTCTCCCAGGGCTACGAGCGTACGCTCCAGATCGAAGGCGTGGGTTACCGCGCTTCGCTGCAGGGCCAGAACCTGCACCTGCTGCTCGGGTACAGCCATCCGATTCACGTGACGCCGCCCCAGGGCATCAGCTTCGCGGTCGAGGGCACGCAGATCATCAAGATCGCGGGCATCGACAAGCAGCAGGTGGGCCAGGTCGCCGCCGATGTGCGCGCTTTCCGCAAGCCGGAGCCGTACAAAGGCAAGGGCATCCGCTACCAGGGTGAGCAAGTCCGCCGCAAAGTTGGTAAATCCGGCTCCAAGTAA
- the rpsH gene encoding 30S ribosomal protein S8, whose amino-acid sequence MSMSDPIADLLTRVRNAAQARQATVDVPSSKLKAEICRVLKEEGYISEYTIVAEPLPGSIRIHLKYARDRRSVVQGLKRVSKPSLRVYVGSQEIKPVCSGLGISILSTSEGVMTGKKARNAKVGGEVICEVW is encoded by the coding sequence ATGTCAATGAGTGATCCCATCGCCGATCTGCTGACCCGCGTTCGCAACGCGGCCCAGGCGCGGCAAGCAACGGTCGACGTGCCGTCCTCGAAGCTCAAGGCGGAGATCTGCCGGGTGCTGAAGGAAGAGGGCTACATCAGCGAGTACACCATCGTCGCAGAGCCCCTTCCCGGTTCCATCCGCATCCACCTGAAGTACGCCCGGGACCGCCGGAGCGTCGTCCAGGGCCTCAAGCGGGTGAGCAAGCCGAGCTTGCGCGTCTATGTCGGCAGCCAGGAAATCAAGCCGGTCTGCAGCGGCCTGGGCATCTCGATCCTCAGCACTTCCGAAGGCGTGATGACGGGCAAGAAGGCGCGGAACGCGAAAGTCGGCGGCGAAGTCATTTGCGAAGTGTGGTAA
- a CDS encoding type Z 30S ribosomal protein S14, giving the protein MAKKSMIEKCKRPPKFQVRAYSRCRACGRPKAFIRKYQICRICFRTLALEGKLPGVTKSSW; this is encoded by the coding sequence GTGGCTAAGAAATCGATGATTGAGAAGTGCAAGCGCCCGCCGAAGTTCCAGGTGCGGGCGTACAGCCGGTGCCGCGCCTGCGGCCGGCCGAAGGCCTTTATCCGCAAGTACCAGATCTGCCGCATCTGTTTCCGGACGCTGGCGCTTGAAGGCAAGCTGCCCGGCGTGACGAAGTCGAGTTGGTAA
- the rplE gene encoding 50S ribosomal protein L5 — protein MPSALKIKYQDTIRVQLQEELKITNVMKVPQIEKVVVNMGVGDAIADARLLDAAVEDLAQITGQHPSVRVARKSISNFKLREGAKIACMVTLRGDRMYEFMDRLFNIAMPRIRDFRGVSPKAFDKFGNYTLGLREQTIFPEVDQDKSDRARGMNVTFVVKNTDSADESRELLRKLGMPFAN, from the coding sequence ATGCCGTCAGCACTCAAGATTAAGTATCAAGACACCATTCGCGTTCAGCTCCAGGAGGAGCTCAAGATCACGAACGTGATGAAGGTCCCCCAGATCGAGAAGGTGGTGGTCAACATGGGCGTGGGCGACGCGATCGCCGATGCGCGCCTTCTGGACGCCGCGGTGGAGGACCTGGCCCAGATCACGGGCCAGCACCCCAGCGTGCGCGTGGCGCGGAAGTCCATCTCGAATTTCAAGCTGCGCGAAGGCGCGAAGATCGCCTGCATGGTCACCCTGCGCGGCGACCGCATGTACGAGTTCATGGATCGCCTGTTCAACATCGCCATGCCGCGCATCCGCGACTTCCGCGGGGTGTCGCCCAAGGCCTTCGACAAGTTCGGCAACTACACGCTGGGCTTGCGCGAACAGACGATCTTCCCGGAGGTGGATCAGGACAAGTCCGATCGCGCCCGGGGCATGAACGTGACCTTCGTGGTTAAGAATACAGATTCGGCCGATGAGAGCCGTGAACTTTTGCGTAAACTGGGCATGCCCTTCGCCAACTAG
- a CDS encoding 50S ribosomal protein L24, with the protein MNIRKNDTVLVIRGKNAGQRGRVLEVQRKKDRVLVEGLNMMKRHTKAGSRTQAGGIVEREAPIHISNVVPWCDAVNGPSKIVMKTLENGTRVRAWKINGETLDD; encoded by the coding sequence ATGAATATTCGCAAGAACGATACTGTGCTCGTCATCCGCGGCAAGAACGCCGGACAGCGGGGACGCGTCCTCGAGGTTCAGCGCAAGAAGGATCGCGTGCTGGTCGAGGGGCTCAACATGATGAAGCGCCACACGAAGGCCGGCAGCCGCACGCAGGCGGGCGGCATTGTGGAGCGCGAAGCGCCCATCCACATCTCGAACGTCGTGCCCTGGTGCGACGCGGTCAACGGCCCCTCGAAGATCGTGATGAAGACGCTGGAAAACGGCACCCGTGTGCGGGCGTGGAAAATCAACGGCGAAACATTGGACGACTAA
- the rplN gene encoding 50S ribosomal protein L14 yields MIQIYSRLKVADNSGARLIRVIQVMGGSKRRYAGLGDIVTASVREALPNSNVKKGDVVKAVVVRIRRDTQRPDGTTIRFDSNSAVLINNNKEPRGTRIFGPVPRELRDKGFMRILSLAPEVV; encoded by the coding sequence ATGATTCAAATATATTCGCGATTAAAGGTCGCCGACAATTCAGGAGCCCGATTGATTCGGGTGATTCAGGTCATGGGCGGTTCCAAGCGCCGCTACGCCGGATTGGGCGACATCGTCACCGCCAGCGTGCGCGAAGCCCTGCCGAATTCGAATGTTAAAAAGGGCGACGTTGTGAAGGCGGTTGTCGTTCGCATCCGTAGAGACACGCAGCGCCCCGACGGCACGACGATCCGCTTCGACAGCAACTCGGCCGTCCTGATCAACAACAACAAGGAGCCGCGCGGCACCCGAATTTTCGGGCCCGTGCCCCGGGAACTGCGCGACAAGGGCTTCATGCGCATTCTCTCTCTGGCGCCGGAAGTGGTATAG
- the rpsQ gene encoding 30S ribosomal protein S17, with translation MSVEPNATEDTRGRRKERVGFVTSTKMDKTITVSVEGVKYHPLYKKAMKSTKKYKAHDEENTCNVGDLVRIKETRPLSKTKCWRLVEVVKRAD, from the coding sequence ATGAGCGTAGAGCCCAACGCGACTGAAGATACACGCGGCCGCCGCAAAGAGCGGGTTGGTTTCGTCACCAGCACCAAGATGGACAAGACCATCACCGTGTCGGTGGAGGGGGTGAAGTACCATCCCCTGTACAAGAAGGCGATGAAGTCCACGAAGAAGTACAAGGCCCACGACGAAGAGAACACCTGCAACGTCGGCGACCTGGTCCGGATCAAGGAAACCCGTCCGCTGAGCAAAACCAAGTGCTGGCGGCTGGTTGAAGTGGTCAAGCGCGCCGATTAA